Proteins encoded in a region of the Amia ocellicauda isolate fAmiCal2 chromosome 19, fAmiCal2.hap1, whole genome shotgun sequence genome:
- the lmx1a gene encoding LIM homeobox transcription factor 1-alpha, whose translation MLEDFKMEEDKMTSPSSLSSVLGEYPDLNQKAVCQGCHRLISDKYLLRVNERLWHEHCVHCAACRKPLEDTCFLREKRLYCKQDYDKLFGVKCSGCLEVIAPAEFVMRARKSVYHLQCFCCCVCERRLQKGDEFVLKEGQLLCKSDYEKERELLSLISPASSDSGKSDEEKSVTRGKAGEDAEHKRPKRPRTILTTQQRRAFKASFEVSSKPCRKVRETLAAETGLSVRVVQVWFQNQRAKMKKLARRQQQQQQQDQHNPQRLHSDIDNINPYSGLQQQQQIIAMEQESYKVDPFRQGLTPPQMPGDHMHPYGSEGLFNEMYSDSSISNLGDCLLSFSDAGAGVLNPIDRLYSMQDSYFTS comes from the exons ATGCTGGAAGATTTTAAAATGGAAGAAGACAAGATGACAAGTCCATCCTCTCTATCCTCAGTGCTTGGTGAGTATCCAG ATTTGAACCAGAAAGCTGTGTGCCAGGGCTGCCACCGGCTGATCAGTGACAAGTACCTCCTCAGAGTCAATGAGCGCTTGTGGCACGAACACTGTGTGCATTGTGCAGCCTGCAGAAAACCCCTAGAAGACACTTGCTTTTTAAGGGAGAAGAGACTGTACTGCAAACAGGACTATGACAA ATTGTTTGGAGTGAAGTGCAGCGGTTGTTTGGAGGTGATTGCTCCAGCGGAGTTCGTGATGCGCGCCCGCAAGTCAGTGTACCATCTGCAGTGCTTCTGCTGCTGCGTGTGCGAGCGGCGCCTACAGAAGGGAGACGAGTTCGTCCTGAAGGAGGGCCAGCTGCTGTGCAAGAGCGACTACGAGAAAGAGCGCGAGCTTCTGAGTCTCATCAGTCCGGCCTCCTCTGACTCGG GCAAAAGCGACGAGGAGAAATCCGTGACTAGAGGAAAGGCCGGGGAAGACGCTGAACACAAGAGGCCTAAACGCCCCAGAACCATTCTCACAACCCAGCAGAGACGGGCCTTCAAAGCCTCTTTTGAAGTCTCCTCGAAACCTTGTCGCAAG GTAAGAGAGACATTGGCGGCCGAGACGGGCTTAAGTGTGCGTGTCGTACAGGTGTGGTTTCAGAATCAGAGAGCTAAG ATGAAGAAGCTTGCCAGacgacaacagcagcagcaacagcaagaTCAACACAACCCTCAGAGGTTACATTCAG ATATAGACAACATAAACCCATACTCGGgtctacagcagcagcagcagattaTAGCGATGGAGCAAGAGTCTTACAAAGTGGATCCTTTCCGACAGGGATTAACACCTCCACAGATGCCTGGAGATCACATGCACCCATACG GCAGTGAAGGCCTCTTCAATGAGATGTACAGTGATTCTTCCATCAGTAATCTTGGGGACTGTCTCCTGTCTTTCTCTGATGCCGGCGCTGGAGTCCTCAATCCCATTGACCGTCTGTACTCAATGCAAGACTCTTATTTTACTTCATGA